The following coding sequences lie in one Populus trichocarpa isolate Nisqually-1 chromosome 14, P.trichocarpa_v4.1, whole genome shotgun sequence genomic window:
- the LOC7486838 gene encoding meiosis-specific protein ASY3 isoform X2, which produces MMEVDTGHKLQDDQMSDCRSFGSNYHPSSQSRKISIGILIDSLPKKRSGGTKEDEAAVPNIERVNSKKESSVESKKKGKGAIDATTKGKQTETPGRVPSPWTTTRSFHQKSPISEGVLHAVGTSSLPRSTGRRNRISTAKNVPVTHSVEFFAKHTSNSHSGDGKEKFGGFTYKRKGGEDRNSQPGEEFTFATAQEGSMLDKVATDDKTEERTETLKMKLWEILGNVSSQKIQPSNSQAHQIGANNLNPEQILNQADDVVVKPRQSPDTIETDSESPNHTMKRPVTRSLTRKRASTKQKPEKNKVGPSSSYRQKLKEKNVFSFEERLPGKQNVAVNGGSSMSTMKKGQIKSCGIEPCKTHVSEDYNADKIQEGIHKSERSLPAEKTSSLSNKKGSIHCSLQNKRECREPKNGNKERDSNQSAREASFSAEKTFSLSNKMGNFHDSPRNKREHLELKNRNQERYSHQSGREDSHQSPWTHMTDQQKDFNSPAAPEHGDQQENFDTPSSNSTVNPQDDFQSPTFKINSPTLSSFPSSMPKSDQRKQVFASPEQAMRSFTVGKIHSFWTLRNSNAGCFASNSQTESPDIAAELMDSPPNKTLPVKGKRDVEGGLSESSPECGYSESSEDGSPLVKGRREEENCSTETATAEKSKFMLHPTKRFCNHKGEKVRVFSPTSPSPTGIVETELTPEISEQNQGDELERVILLFVMALENFRKKMKLETGKKSSDILVSVSEKMHLQLQNIESQIQTDLGKLSSVSKSKRKRLESRFEEQQEQLKLIHDKFKQDIYQHLQECKITLEGLELHQIDFKGTVKKQKASHQKLLMQAEETVKTQLDDAQRRITAVHKATREKMLQLKYVVGKGLNEGGLS; this is translated from the exons ATGATGGAGGTTGATACGGGACATAAATTACAAGAT GATCAAATGAGCGACTGTCGCAGTTTTGGCAGCAATTATCATCCATCTAGCCAATCTAGAAAGATTTCGATTGGAATTCTGATTGACTCATTGCCAAAGAAAAGATCCGGAGGCACGAAGGAAGATGAAGCTGCAGTACCAAACATAGAAAGGGTAAATTCTAAGAAAGAAAGTTCagttgaaagcaaaaaaaagggaaaaggtgCCATTGATGCTACCACTAAAGGGAAACAAACTGAAACTCCTGGGCGGGTCCCTTCCCCTTGGACTACTACAAGATCCTTTCACCAAAAATCACCAATTTCTGAGGGTGTTCTTCACGCTGTAGGAACTTCCAGCTTACCACGCTCTACTGGGAGGAGGAACAGGATTAGCACAGCAAAGAATGTGCCTGTAACACATTCAGTAGAGTTTTTTGCCAAACATACATCAAATTCACATTCTGGTGATGGAAAGGAGAAGTTTGGTGGATTCACATACAAAAGGAAGGGAGGAGAGGATAGAAACTCACAGCCAGGAGAGGAATTTACATTTGCAACTGCACAAGAAGGCTCTATGCTGGATAAAGTGGCAACAGATGATAAAACGGAAGAGAGAACTGAAACTTTGAAAATGAAACTATGGGAGATATTGGGAAACGTTTCTTCACAAAAAATTCAGCCATCTAATTCTCAGGCTCATCAGATTGGTGCCAATAATTTAAATCCGGAGCAAATTCTTAACCAAGCAGATGATGTGGTTGTCAAGCCTAGACAGAGCCCAGATACCATAGAAACTGATTCTGAAAGTCCCAATCATACTATGAAGAGACCAGTGACTCGTTCTTTGACCCGAAAGAGAGCTTCAACCAAACAGAAAccagagaaaaataaagttggTCCATCCTCCAGTTACAGACAAAAACTTAAAGAGAAGAATGTCTTCTCCTTTGAAGAACGATTGCCTGGAAAACAAAATGTTGCTGTCAATGGTGGCTCCTCAATGTCTACAATGAAGAAGGGCCAGATAAAGAGTTGCGGCATCGAACCATGTAAGACTCACGTCAGTGAAGACTACAATGCAGATAAGATTCAGGAAGGAATTCACAAGAGTGAAAGATCACTCCCTGCTGAGAAAACATCTTCTCTTAGCAATAAAAAGGGAAGTATTCACTGTTCTCTTCAGAATAAGAGAGAGTGCCGTGAACCAAAGAAcggaaacaaagaaagagattCCAATCAATCTGCAAGGGAAGCATCGTTCTCCGCTGAGAAAACATTTTCACTTAGCAATAAAATGGGAAATTTTCATGATTCTCCTAGGAACAAGAGAGAGCACCTCGAACTGAAGAATAGAAACCAAGAACGATATTCCCATCAATCTGGAAGGGAAGATTCCCATCAGTCCCCGTGGACACACATGACTGATCAACAGAAGGATTTTAACAGCCCAGCAGCACCTGAACATGGGGATCAACAAGAAAACTTTGATACTCCCTCCTCAAATAGTACTGTCAACCCACAGGATGATTTCCAGAGTCcaacattcaaaatcaattcCCCTACCTTAAGTTCCTTCCCAAGCTCAATGCCAAAATCTGATCAGAGAAAGCAGGTTTTTGCCAGCCCTGAACAAGCAATGAGAAGCTTTACTGTGGGAAAAATCCATAGCTTCTGGACTCTCAGGAATTCAAATGCAGGTTGTTTTGCCTCAAATAGTCAAACAGAATCACCT GATATTGCAGCAGAACTTATGGATTCCCCACCCAACAAAACATTACCTGTTAAGGGGAAAAGAGATGTGGAAGGTGGTCTTTCTGAATCATCTCCTGAATGTGGATACTCTGAGAGCTCCGAAGATGGTTCACCTCTTGTTAAGG GTCGTAGGGAAGAAGAAAACTGCTCTACAGAAACTGCAACAgctgaaaaatcaaagttcatgCTTCATCCAACTAAAAGGTTCTGCAACCACAAAGGTGAAAAAGTGAGAGTATTTAGTCCCACCTCGCCCTCTCCAACAG gcATTGTTGAAACTGAGTTGACTCCTGAGATTTCAGAACAAAACCAAGGGGATGAACTAGAAAG GGTCATCTTGCTATTTGTCATGGCTTTAGAAAACTTccgaaagaaaatgaagttggAGACTGGAAAGAAATCCTCTGATATTTTGGTGTCTGTCTCAGAGAAGATGCATCTACAGTTGCAGAATATTGAGTCACAAATCCAAACAGATCT GGGGAAGCTGTCAAGTGTTAGTAAATCAAAAAGAAAACGGCTGGAGTCTAGATTTGAAG AACAACAAGAGCAGCTAAAATTGATACACGATaaattcaaacaagatatttacCAGCATCTCCAGGAGTGTAAAATCACTCTTGAAGGACTAGAATTGCACCAGATTGACTTCAAAGGAACCGTGAAAAAGCAAA AAGCATCACACCAGAAGCTTCTGATGCAAGCGGAAGAAACAGTGAAGACACAGCTAGATGATGCACAAAGAAGAATCACAGCTGTGCACAAGGCAA CAAGGGAAAAAATGCTCCAGTTGAAGTATGTTGTAGGCAAGGGCTTGAATGAGGGTGGTCTAAGTTGA
- the LOC7486838 gene encoding meiosis-specific protein ASY3 isoform X3: MMEVDTGHKLQDDQMSDCRSFGSNYHPSSQSRKISIGILIDSLPKKRSGGTKEDEAAVPNIERVNSKKESSVESKKKGKGAIDATTKGKQTETPGRVPSPWTTTRSFHQKSPISEGVLHAVGTSSLPRSTGRRNRISTAKNVPVTHSVEFFAKHTSNSHSGDGKEKFGGFTYKRKGGEDRNSQPGEEFTFATAQEGSMLDKVATDDKTEERTETLKMKLWEILGNVSSQKIQPSNSQAHQIGANNLNPEQILNQADDVVVKPRQSPDTIETDSESPNHTMKRPVTRSLTRKRASTKQKPEKNKVGPSSSYRQKLKEKNVFSFEERLPGKQNVAVNGGSSMSTMKKGQIKSCGIEPCKTHVSEDYNADKIQEGIHKSERSLPAEKTSSLSNKKGSIHCSLQNKRECREPKNGNKERDSNQSAREASFSAEKTFSLSNKMGNFHDSPRNKREHLELKNRNQERYSHQSGREDSHQSPWTHMTDQQKDFNSPAAPEHGDQQENFDTPSSNSTVNPQDDFQSPTFKINSPTLSSFPSSMPKSDQRKQVFASPEQAMRSFTVGKIHSFWTLRNSNAGCFASNSQTESPDIAAELMDSPPNKTLPVKGKRDVEGGLSESSPECGYSESSEDGSPLVKGRREEENCSTETATAEKSKFMLHPTKRFCNHKGIVETELTPEISEQNQGDELERVILLFVMALENFRKKMKLETGKKSSDILVSVSEKMHLQLQNIESQIQTDLGKLSSVSKSKRKRLESRFEEQQEQLKLIHDKFKQDIYQHLQECKITLEGLELHQIDFKGTVKKQKASHQKLLMQAEETVKTQLDDAQRRITAVHKSAREKMLQLKYVVGKGLNEGGLS; this comes from the exons ATGATGGAGGTTGATACGGGACATAAATTACAAGAT GATCAAATGAGCGACTGTCGCAGTTTTGGCAGCAATTATCATCCATCTAGCCAATCTAGAAAGATTTCGATTGGAATTCTGATTGACTCATTGCCAAAGAAAAGATCCGGAGGCACGAAGGAAGATGAAGCTGCAGTACCAAACATAGAAAGGGTAAATTCTAAGAAAGAAAGTTCagttgaaagcaaaaaaaagggaaaaggtgCCATTGATGCTACCACTAAAGGGAAACAAACTGAAACTCCTGGGCGGGTCCCTTCCCCTTGGACTACTACAAGATCCTTTCACCAAAAATCACCAATTTCTGAGGGTGTTCTTCACGCTGTAGGAACTTCCAGCTTACCACGCTCTACTGGGAGGAGGAACAGGATTAGCACAGCAAAGAATGTGCCTGTAACACATTCAGTAGAGTTTTTTGCCAAACATACATCAAATTCACATTCTGGTGATGGAAAGGAGAAGTTTGGTGGATTCACATACAAAAGGAAGGGAGGAGAGGATAGAAACTCACAGCCAGGAGAGGAATTTACATTTGCAACTGCACAAGAAGGCTCTATGCTGGATAAAGTGGCAACAGATGATAAAACGGAAGAGAGAACTGAAACTTTGAAAATGAAACTATGGGAGATATTGGGAAACGTTTCTTCACAAAAAATTCAGCCATCTAATTCTCAGGCTCATCAGATTGGTGCCAATAATTTAAATCCGGAGCAAATTCTTAACCAAGCAGATGATGTGGTTGTCAAGCCTAGACAGAGCCCAGATACCATAGAAACTGATTCTGAAAGTCCCAATCATACTATGAAGAGACCAGTGACTCGTTCTTTGACCCGAAAGAGAGCTTCAACCAAACAGAAAccagagaaaaataaagttggTCCATCCTCCAGTTACAGACAAAAACTTAAAGAGAAGAATGTCTTCTCCTTTGAAGAACGATTGCCTGGAAAACAAAATGTTGCTGTCAATGGTGGCTCCTCAATGTCTACAATGAAGAAGGGCCAGATAAAGAGTTGCGGCATCGAACCATGTAAGACTCACGTCAGTGAAGACTACAATGCAGATAAGATTCAGGAAGGAATTCACAAGAGTGAAAGATCACTCCCTGCTGAGAAAACATCTTCTCTTAGCAATAAAAAGGGAAGTATTCACTGTTCTCTTCAGAATAAGAGAGAGTGCCGTGAACCAAAGAAcggaaacaaagaaagagattCCAATCAATCTGCAAGGGAAGCATCGTTCTCCGCTGAGAAAACATTTTCACTTAGCAATAAAATGGGAAATTTTCATGATTCTCCTAGGAACAAGAGAGAGCACCTCGAACTGAAGAATAGAAACCAAGAACGATATTCCCATCAATCTGGAAGGGAAGATTCCCATCAGTCCCCGTGGACACACATGACTGATCAACAGAAGGATTTTAACAGCCCAGCAGCACCTGAACATGGGGATCAACAAGAAAACTTTGATACTCCCTCCTCAAATAGTACTGTCAACCCACAGGATGATTTCCAGAGTCcaacattcaaaatcaattcCCCTACCTTAAGTTCCTTCCCAAGCTCAATGCCAAAATCTGATCAGAGAAAGCAGGTTTTTGCCAGCCCTGAACAAGCAATGAGAAGCTTTACTGTGGGAAAAATCCATAGCTTCTGGACTCTCAGGAATTCAAATGCAGGTTGTTTTGCCTCAAATAGTCAAACAGAATCACCT GATATTGCAGCAGAACTTATGGATTCCCCACCCAACAAAACATTACCTGTTAAGGGGAAAAGAGATGTGGAAGGTGGTCTTTCTGAATCATCTCCTGAATGTGGATACTCTGAGAGCTCCGAAGATGGTTCACCTCTTGTTAAGG GTCGTAGGGAAGAAGAAAACTGCTCTACAGAAACTGCAACAgctgaaaaatcaaagttcatgCTTCATCCAACTAAAAGGTTCTGCAACCACAAAG gcATTGTTGAAACTGAGTTGACTCCTGAGATTTCAGAACAAAACCAAGGGGATGAACTAGAAAG GGTCATCTTGCTATTTGTCATGGCTTTAGAAAACTTccgaaagaaaatgaagttggAGACTGGAAAGAAATCCTCTGATATTTTGGTGTCTGTCTCAGAGAAGATGCATCTACAGTTGCAGAATATTGAGTCACAAATCCAAACAGATCT GGGGAAGCTGTCAAGTGTTAGTAAATCAAAAAGAAAACGGCTGGAGTCTAGATTTGAAG AACAACAAGAGCAGCTAAAATTGATACACGATaaattcaaacaagatatttacCAGCATCTCCAGGAGTGTAAAATCACTCTTGAAGGACTAGAATTGCACCAGATTGACTTCAAAGGAACCGTGAAAAAGCAAA AAGCATCACACCAGAAGCTTCTGATGCAAGCGGAAGAAACAGTGAAGACACAGCTAGATGATGCACAAAGAAGAATCACAGCTGTGCACAAG TCAGCAAGGGAAAAAATGCTCCAGTTGAAGTATGTTGTAGGCAAGGGCTTGAATGAGGGTGGTCTAAGTTGA
- the LOC7486838 gene encoding meiosis-specific protein ASY3 isoform X1, producing the protein MMEVDTGHKLQDDQMSDCRSFGSNYHPSSQSRKISIGILIDSLPKKRSGGTKEDEAAVPNIERVNSKKESSVESKKKGKGAIDATTKGKQTETPGRVPSPWTTTRSFHQKSPISEGVLHAVGTSSLPRSTGRRNRISTAKNVPVTHSVEFFAKHTSNSHSGDGKEKFGGFTYKRKGGEDRNSQPGEEFTFATAQEGSMLDKVATDDKTEERTETLKMKLWEILGNVSSQKIQPSNSQAHQIGANNLNPEQILNQADDVVVKPRQSPDTIETDSESPNHTMKRPVTRSLTRKRASTKQKPEKNKVGPSSSYRQKLKEKNVFSFEERLPGKQNVAVNGGSSMSTMKKGQIKSCGIEPCKTHVSEDYNADKIQEGIHKSERSLPAEKTSSLSNKKGSIHCSLQNKRECREPKNGNKERDSNQSAREASFSAEKTFSLSNKMGNFHDSPRNKREHLELKNRNQERYSHQSGREDSHQSPWTHMTDQQKDFNSPAAPEHGDQQENFDTPSSNSTVNPQDDFQSPTFKINSPTLSSFPSSMPKSDQRKQVFASPEQAMRSFTVGKIHSFWTLRNSNAGCFASNSQTESPDIAAELMDSPPNKTLPVKGKRDVEGGLSESSPECGYSESSEDGSPLVKGRREEENCSTETATAEKSKFMLHPTKRFCNHKGEKVRVFSPTSPSPTGIVETELTPEISEQNQGDELERVILLFVMALENFRKKMKLETGKKSSDILVSVSEKMHLQLQNIESQIQTDLGKLSSVSKSKRKRLESRFEEQQEQLKLIHDKFKQDIYQHLQECKITLEGLELHQIDFKGTVKKQKASHQKLLMQAEETVKTQLDDAQRRITAVHKSAREKMLQLKYVVGKGLNEGGLS; encoded by the exons ATGATGGAGGTTGATACGGGACATAAATTACAAGAT GATCAAATGAGCGACTGTCGCAGTTTTGGCAGCAATTATCATCCATCTAGCCAATCTAGAAAGATTTCGATTGGAATTCTGATTGACTCATTGCCAAAGAAAAGATCCGGAGGCACGAAGGAAGATGAAGCTGCAGTACCAAACATAGAAAGGGTAAATTCTAAGAAAGAAAGTTCagttgaaagcaaaaaaaagggaaaaggtgCCATTGATGCTACCACTAAAGGGAAACAAACTGAAACTCCTGGGCGGGTCCCTTCCCCTTGGACTACTACAAGATCCTTTCACCAAAAATCACCAATTTCTGAGGGTGTTCTTCACGCTGTAGGAACTTCCAGCTTACCACGCTCTACTGGGAGGAGGAACAGGATTAGCACAGCAAAGAATGTGCCTGTAACACATTCAGTAGAGTTTTTTGCCAAACATACATCAAATTCACATTCTGGTGATGGAAAGGAGAAGTTTGGTGGATTCACATACAAAAGGAAGGGAGGAGAGGATAGAAACTCACAGCCAGGAGAGGAATTTACATTTGCAACTGCACAAGAAGGCTCTATGCTGGATAAAGTGGCAACAGATGATAAAACGGAAGAGAGAACTGAAACTTTGAAAATGAAACTATGGGAGATATTGGGAAACGTTTCTTCACAAAAAATTCAGCCATCTAATTCTCAGGCTCATCAGATTGGTGCCAATAATTTAAATCCGGAGCAAATTCTTAACCAAGCAGATGATGTGGTTGTCAAGCCTAGACAGAGCCCAGATACCATAGAAACTGATTCTGAAAGTCCCAATCATACTATGAAGAGACCAGTGACTCGTTCTTTGACCCGAAAGAGAGCTTCAACCAAACAGAAAccagagaaaaataaagttggTCCATCCTCCAGTTACAGACAAAAACTTAAAGAGAAGAATGTCTTCTCCTTTGAAGAACGATTGCCTGGAAAACAAAATGTTGCTGTCAATGGTGGCTCCTCAATGTCTACAATGAAGAAGGGCCAGATAAAGAGTTGCGGCATCGAACCATGTAAGACTCACGTCAGTGAAGACTACAATGCAGATAAGATTCAGGAAGGAATTCACAAGAGTGAAAGATCACTCCCTGCTGAGAAAACATCTTCTCTTAGCAATAAAAAGGGAAGTATTCACTGTTCTCTTCAGAATAAGAGAGAGTGCCGTGAACCAAAGAAcggaaacaaagaaagagattCCAATCAATCTGCAAGGGAAGCATCGTTCTCCGCTGAGAAAACATTTTCACTTAGCAATAAAATGGGAAATTTTCATGATTCTCCTAGGAACAAGAGAGAGCACCTCGAACTGAAGAATAGAAACCAAGAACGATATTCCCATCAATCTGGAAGGGAAGATTCCCATCAGTCCCCGTGGACACACATGACTGATCAACAGAAGGATTTTAACAGCCCAGCAGCACCTGAACATGGGGATCAACAAGAAAACTTTGATACTCCCTCCTCAAATAGTACTGTCAACCCACAGGATGATTTCCAGAGTCcaacattcaaaatcaattcCCCTACCTTAAGTTCCTTCCCAAGCTCAATGCCAAAATCTGATCAGAGAAAGCAGGTTTTTGCCAGCCCTGAACAAGCAATGAGAAGCTTTACTGTGGGAAAAATCCATAGCTTCTGGACTCTCAGGAATTCAAATGCAGGTTGTTTTGCCTCAAATAGTCAAACAGAATCACCT GATATTGCAGCAGAACTTATGGATTCCCCACCCAACAAAACATTACCTGTTAAGGGGAAAAGAGATGTGGAAGGTGGTCTTTCTGAATCATCTCCTGAATGTGGATACTCTGAGAGCTCCGAAGATGGTTCACCTCTTGTTAAGG GTCGTAGGGAAGAAGAAAACTGCTCTACAGAAACTGCAACAgctgaaaaatcaaagttcatgCTTCATCCAACTAAAAGGTTCTGCAACCACAAAGGTGAAAAAGTGAGAGTATTTAGTCCCACCTCGCCCTCTCCAACAG gcATTGTTGAAACTGAGTTGACTCCTGAGATTTCAGAACAAAACCAAGGGGATGAACTAGAAAG GGTCATCTTGCTATTTGTCATGGCTTTAGAAAACTTccgaaagaaaatgaagttggAGACTGGAAAGAAATCCTCTGATATTTTGGTGTCTGTCTCAGAGAAGATGCATCTACAGTTGCAGAATATTGAGTCACAAATCCAAACAGATCT GGGGAAGCTGTCAAGTGTTAGTAAATCAAAAAGAAAACGGCTGGAGTCTAGATTTGAAG AACAACAAGAGCAGCTAAAATTGATACACGATaaattcaaacaagatatttacCAGCATCTCCAGGAGTGTAAAATCACTCTTGAAGGACTAGAATTGCACCAGATTGACTTCAAAGGAACCGTGAAAAAGCAAA AAGCATCACACCAGAAGCTTCTGATGCAAGCGGAAGAAACAGTGAAGACACAGCTAGATGATGCACAAAGAAGAATCACAGCTGTGCACAAG TCAGCAAGGGAAAAAATGCTCCAGTTGAAGTATGTTGTAGGCAAGGGCTTGAATGAGGGTGGTCTAAGTTGA